The genomic segment GGCGGTCGATCTCCGCGGCCTCGAGCGGGGAGAGCTGCCACTCGCGAATCAGCTCGTCCCAAAGGGCCTTCCGGGCAGTGAAACTCGTCCCCCCGCACACCCCGCATTGCATCGGTAACCCTTTCAGGAAGTGGAACCTGGGGCCAGTCGTTGTGAGTCAGGCTACAGTGCCGGGCCGCCGGCCCCAATCCGGGCCGTTGTCGGTCGCGGTCGGCGAGGTCCGCCGGCACCCGCAATGCGTATCGGCGCAAGCGGGACGCGCGTAACTGAGGGCCGTCGGGCTTCGTCGCCAACCCTCCTCGACCGCGCGCGGCAAAAGCGCACTTCACACGCTCAGCACCCGATCTCGCGACGCCACCGTCCAGCGGCCGACGATCTTACCGCCCTCCGCGACGAGCGCTTCCTTGTGGAGCGCGACCGTCGGGCAGATGTGGCCCGGCAGCGCGTACACCACGTCGCCCGGTTTGTACGCCGCCGCGCCGGCCGTTTCGACGATCAGGTGCTCCTCGTTGTGCCCCACCGTCTTGTATTCGGGGAAGTCGAGCAGCGTCACCCGCTTTTCCAGCACCGGGTCGGCGGCGACCGCCTTGTTGCCCAGGTCCAGCGTGACGCGGTCGGGCGTCGGCCGGCTCACCACCCGCGTCACCAGCACCGCGGCCGGGGTGATGCCGGCGAGGTCGGCGTACTTGGGACCGTAGCCGGCGTCGTGGAGCACGAAGGTGCCCGGGGAACACTCGGTTCCGGGCACGTCGGTCATTCCCGCGTACACCGTGAAGCTCGGCGTGCCGCCGCACACCAGCCGCGGGACCGGGATGCCCTTCGCCTCGGCGCGGGCGCGAAGCACGAGTACGGGGGCGAGAAACTCACGCACCGCTTTCTCACGCTCCGCACGGTCGGATTGATTATTATGCCCGTCGTAGAGTTGGAAGCCGTCGGGCGTGAGGCCCGGGAGGCTCGCCGCGAGGGCGTAGAGCGCGAGCGCGTCGTCCCCGACCGGAATCCCGGTGCGGTGCTGGCCGACGTCGAGATCGAGGACCGCGCCGACCGTCAGCCCGGCGGCGGCGACCCCGGCCGCGAGCGCGCGGGCCGCGTCGGGGTGGTCGATGAGCGTGGAGAACCGCGTGCCGGGGAACGTGCGGATCAGTTGCGTCAGCCGGCCGATATTCGGGCCAACCAAGGGGTACGCGATCAGCACGTCCGGCACGCCGACCGCCGCGAGCATCTCGGCTTCCGCGATGGTGGCGCACTTGTGCTTCGTCACGCCCGCATCGAGGAGCATTTTCACGATTTCGCGCGTCTTGTGCGTCTTCACGTGCGGTCGGAGCCGGTCCGGGCTGCCGGCCATCTCGATCACGCGGCTGATGTTCTTGCGGATGAGTTCGGGGAAGAACACCAGCGCCGGGCTGAACACGGACGCCATATCGGAGAGCGCGTAGGCGGGATGCATGGGTATGGTCTCGTGGGTCGCGGTGGTGTGAAGATACCAAAAGACCTACCCCTCCGGCCCCCCCGTTCCCTCCACGGCCCTGTCAACGGAGCTTCTCGCGGGCCGGGGGAAGGGAGGAACAGAAGAACCCACCCCCAGCCCCTCCCTGAAGGGAGGTGAGCAAGAAAATAAACCCAGCCCTCCGTCCCTCCCTGAAGGGAGTGGAGGAAGGGCTTGGGAACGGGTCGCGTCTGGA from the Frigoriglobus tundricola genome contains:
- a CDS encoding D-TA family PLP-dependent enzyme produces the protein MHPAYALSDMASVFSPALVFFPELIRKNISRVIEMAGSPDRLRPHVKTHKTREIVKMLLDAGVTKHKCATIAEAEMLAAVGVPDVLIAYPLVGPNIGRLTQLIRTFPGTRFSTLIDHPDAARALAAGVAAAGLTVGAVLDLDVGQHRTGIPVGDDALALYALAASLPGLTPDGFQLYDGHNNQSDRAEREKAVREFLAPVLVLRARAEAKGIPVPRLVCGGTPSFTVYAGMTDVPGTECSPGTFVLHDAGYGPKYADLAGITPAAVLVTRVVSRPTPDRVTLDLGNKAVAADPVLEKRVTLLDFPEYKTVGHNEEHLIVETAGAAAYKPGDVVYALPGHICPTVALHKEALVAEGGKIVGRWTVASRDRVLSV